The proteins below are encoded in one region of Acidobacteriota bacterium:
- the leuC gene encoding 3-isopropylmalate dehydratase large subunit: MSTSPKTLLAKIWERHVVAAEAGRPDLLYIDLHLIHEVTSPQAFAGLRAAGRRLRRPGKTFATMDHDVPTDAARATLPILDADARAQLEALRRNCREFGVPLFDLDSPEQGIVHVIAPELGLTQPGMTIVCGDSHTATHGAFGALAFGIGTSEVEHVFATQCLWQQRPRTLRITVDGALPPGTSAKDLILYLIGEIGTDGATGHVIEYAGAAVRALSMEERMTVCNMSIEAGARAGMIAPDTTTIAYLRGRRYAPQGAAFEQAAADWLTLATDSGAAFDRELQFDAAAVAPQISWGTSPGMVAPVTGAVPVPQSPADAAALAYMDLKPGTPLRDIAIDRVFIGSCTNARLEDLARAAAVVRGRRVAAGVRAMVVPGSAAVRRAAEERGLDRIFTAAGFEWRQPGCSMCLGMNPDILRPGERCASTSNRNFEGRQGAGGRTHLVSPEMAAAAACTGHFVDVREWV, encoded by the coding sequence ATGTCCACTAGCCCAAAGACGCTGCTGGCAAAGATCTGGGAGCGGCACGTGGTCGCAGCCGAGGCCGGCCGGCCGGATCTGCTCTATATCGACCTGCACCTGATCCACGAGGTCACCTCGCCGCAAGCCTTTGCCGGCCTGCGCGCCGCCGGCCGCCGGCTGCGCCGTCCCGGCAAGACTTTTGCCACCATGGATCACGACGTTCCCACCGATGCCGCGCGGGCCACGCTGCCGATTCTCGATGCCGACGCCCGCGCGCAGCTCGAGGCGCTGCGCCGCAACTGCCGCGAGTTCGGCGTGCCCTTGTTCGATCTGGACAGCCCGGAGCAGGGCATTGTTCACGTCATCGCGCCCGAGCTGGGCCTGACGCAGCCCGGCATGACGATTGTCTGCGGCGATAGCCACACGGCCACACACGGCGCCTTCGGCGCCCTCGCCTTCGGCATCGGCACCAGCGAAGTCGAACACGTCTTTGCCACACAGTGTCTCTGGCAGCAGCGCCCGCGCACGCTGCGGATCACGGTGGATGGCGCCTTGCCGCCCGGTACGAGCGCCAAGGATTTGATCCTCTATCTGATTGGCGAGATCGGCACCGACGGCGCTACCGGCCATGTCATCGAGTACGCCGGCGCGGCGGTGCGCGCGCTCAGCATGGAAGAGCGCATGACGGTCTGCAATATGTCGATCGAGGCGGGCGCGCGCGCCGGCATGATCGCTCCCGACACTACCACCATCGCCTATTTGCGCGGCCGCCGCTATGCGCCGCAAGGCGCGGCTTTCGAGCAAGCCGCCGCAGACTGGCTCACGCTGGCCACCGACTCCGGTGCCGCCTTTGACCGCGAGCTGCAGTTTGATGCCGCCGCCGTGGCGCCGCAGATAAGCTGGGGCACCAGCCCCGGCATGGTCGCGCCGGTCACCGGCGCTGTGCCCGTGCCGCAATCGCCGGCGGATGCCGCCGCGCTCGCGTATATGGACCTGAAGCCGGGCACGCCCCTGCGCGACATCGCCATCGATCGCGTCTTCATTGGCTCCTGCACCAACGCCCGTCTCGAAGACCTTGCCCGCGCCGCCGCCGTCGTGCGCGGCCGCCGCGTCGCCGCGGGCGTGCGCGCCATGGTCGTTCCCGGCTCGGCGGCCGTGCGCCGCGCCGCCGAAGAGCGCGGCCTCGACCGCATCTTCACCGCAGCCGGTTTCGAATGGCGTCAGCCCGGCTGCAGCATGTGTCTGGGCATGAACCCCGACATTCTGCGTCCCGGCGAGCGCTGCGCCTCGACCTCGAATCGCAACTTCGAGGGCCGCCAGGGCGCGGGTGGCCGCACCCATCTGGTCAGCCCGGAAATGGCCGCTGCAGCCGCCTGCACCGGCCATTTTGTGGATGTGAGGGAGTGGGTATGA
- a CDS encoding MBL fold metallo-hydrolase encodes MLIRQFYLGCLAHASYLVADEGAGVAAVVDPQRDIEIYLEEAERRHLQIRHVFLTHFHADFLAGHLELRERTGAEICLGARAEAQYPFRAFADGEELALGAGRLRVLHTPGHTPESISLLVFEPDAAEPKAVLTGDTLFIGDVGRPDLRAALGWTAQDLGALLYDSLQRKLLPLPDATLLYPAHGAGSLCGKQLSKETVSTLGEQRRLNYALQPMSREEFLRIVLADQPDAPGYFTYDAVRNTQAHPSLEVSLEQQLRPLDVTEVEQARQRGAILLDTRSPIEHARAHWRGAVNIPLDGAFATWCGTILRPEEEIVLIAQPGREREAGVRLGRIGFDRIAGYLNGGMQALDGRDNFLNRRERLSPAELPRPGRVLDVRSAAERASGFIPGSLHIPLSQLQARRQEVPGGEPLLVYCQSGYRSSIASSLLQRWNVAEVSDLEGGYQAWELAHNAGSLSPKAPR; translated from the coding sequence ATGCTGATCCGGCAATTCTATTTGGGCTGCCTCGCGCATGCTTCCTATCTGGTCGCCGACGAAGGCGCCGGCGTTGCCGCAGTGGTGGACCCGCAGCGCGATATCGAGATTTATCTGGAGGAAGCGGAGCGGCGGCATCTTCAGATCCGTCATGTGTTTCTGACGCATTTCCATGCGGATTTTCTGGCGGGGCATCTGGAACTGCGGGAACGCACGGGAGCCGAGATTTGCCTGGGCGCGCGGGCCGAGGCGCAATATCCGTTTCGGGCGTTCGCCGACGGTGAAGAGCTGGCGCTGGGTGCAGGAAGGTTGCGAGTGCTGCATACGCCGGGGCATACGCCCGAGTCGATCAGCCTGCTGGTGTTCGAGCCGGACGCGGCCGAACCCAAGGCGGTGCTCACCGGCGATACGCTCTTCATTGGCGACGTGGGGCGGCCTGACTTGCGCGCAGCGCTGGGCTGGACAGCGCAGGATTTGGGCGCGCTGCTCTACGACTCGCTGCAACGGAAGCTGTTGCCGCTGCCCGACGCCACGCTCCTCTACCCGGCGCACGGAGCGGGCTCGCTGTGCGGCAAACAGCTCAGTAAAGAGACGGTTTCGACGCTGGGCGAACAGCGGCGGTTGAACTACGCGCTGCAGCCGATGTCGCGCGAGGAATTTCTGCGGATCGTGCTCGCGGATCAGCCCGACGCGCCGGGCTATTTCACCTACGACGCGGTGCGGAACACCCAGGCGCATCCGAGCCTGGAGGTTAGCCTGGAACAACAGCTCCGGCCGCTGGACGTGACCGAGGTCGAGCAGGCGAGGCAGCGGGGCGCGATTTTGCTGGATACCCGCAGCCCGATCGAGCATGCGCGGGCGCACTGGCGCGGCGCCGTGAACATCCCGCTGGATGGGGCTTTTGCTACGTGGTGCGGCACGATCCTGCGACCTGAAGAGGAGATCGTCCTCATCGCGCAGCCAGGACGCGAGCGTGAGGCGGGGGTGCGCCTGGGGCGCATCGGATTTGACCGCATCGCCGGATACTTGAACGGCGGCATGCAAGCGCTGGACGGACGGGACAACTTTTTGAACCGCCGCGAGCGGCTGTCCCCTGCGGAGTTGCCGCGGCCCGGCCGTGTCCTGGACGTGCGCTCCGCGGCCGAGCGGGCCAGCGGGTTTATCCCCGGCAGCCTGCACATTCCGCTGTCACAGTTGCAGGCGCGGCGCCAGGAAGTGCCTGGCGGCGAGCCGCTGCTGGTGTATTGCCAGAGCGGCTATCGCTCTTCGATTGCGTCCAGCCTGCTGCAACGTTGGAACGTGGCCGAGGTCAGCGACCTGGAGGGCGGCTACCAGGCTTGGGAGCTGGCCCACAACGCCGGCAGCTTGAGCCCAAAAGCCCCGCGGTAA
- a CDS encoding SDR family oxidoreductase, with protein sequence MNSGLKDRVALVAASSTGLGRAVAEGLAAEGAQLALCARNLEKLEATAAALRRQLGARVFAGTVDVTDAAAVSEFVASVHARFGRLDICVTNAGGPPAKSFATTTLEEWRAAVELNLLSHVSFAKAALPLMQQARWGRFLTITSVAVKQPIEGLVLSNTVRSAVPGLVRTLANEYGAYNITVNNLCPGYTRTDRLVELAQVKALAQGVPNEAAYDDWSRATALGRLAEPREFADAVVFLASDRAAYITGQNLIIDGGFYKGTA encoded by the coding sequence ATGAACTCCGGACTCAAGGATCGGGTTGCACTGGTCGCCGCCTCCAGCACCGGTCTCGGCCGTGCCGTCGCCGAAGGTCTCGCCGCCGAAGGCGCGCAGCTCGCGCTCTGCGCGCGCAATCTCGAGAAGCTGGAGGCCACCGCCGCGGCTCTCCGCCGCCAGCTCGGCGCCCGCGTTTTCGCCGGCACGGTCGATGTGACCGATGCCGCCGCGGTCTCTGAGTTTGTCGCGTCGGTCCATGCCAGGTTCGGCCGTCTCGATATCTGCGTGACCAACGCCGGCGGTCCTCCCGCCAAATCTTTCGCCACCACCACCCTGGAGGAATGGCGCGCCGCCGTCGAGCTTAACCTTCTCAGTCACGTCAGCTTCGCCAAAGCCGCGCTGCCGCTAATGCAGCAGGCGCGCTGGGGCCGCTTCCTGACGATCACCTCGGTTGCGGTGAAGCAGCCGATCGAGGGTCTGGTGCTCTCGAACACGGTTCGCAGCGCCGTGCCCGGCCTGGTGCGCACCCTTGCCAACGAATACGGCGCCTACAACATCACCGTCAACAATCTCTGCCCTGGCTACACGCGCACCGACCGCCTGGTCGAACTTGCCCAGGTCAAAGCCCTCGCCCAGGGCGTGCCCAACGAAGCCGCCTACGACGACTGGTCCCGCGCCACCGCTCTCGGCCGCCTCGCCGAACCGCGCGAATTCGCCGACGCCGTCGTCTTCCTCGCCAGCGACCGCGCCGCCTACATCACCGGCCAGAACCTGATCATCGACGGCGGCTTCTACAAGGGCACCGCCTGA
- a CDS encoding superoxide dismutase, translated as MAFELPALPYAHNALEPVIDETTMHLHHEKHHAGYVNNLNAAIKDHADLAKLSLEDLLRGINSKVPDAIRTAVRNNAGGHSNHSMFWKIMKPGGGGTPQGPLAQAIDKAFGNFDGLKTKFNEAGTKRFGSGWAWLVLKGGKLEVLSTANQDSPIMDGYYPVMGNDVWEHAYYLKYQNRRGDYLNAWWNVLNWEEIGRRYAEGVIA; from the coding sequence ATGGCTTTTGAACTTCCGGCGCTGCCCTACGCGCACAACGCCCTCGAACCCGTCATTGATGAGACTACGATGCATCTGCATCACGAGAAACATCACGCCGGCTACGTCAACAATCTGAACGCGGCGATCAAGGATCACGCCGACCTCGCCAAGCTGTCGCTCGAAGATCTGCTGCGCGGCATCAACAGCAAGGTGCCGGATGCGATCCGCACCGCGGTGCGCAACAACGCCGGCGGACACTCGAATCACAGCATGTTCTGGAAGATCATGAAACCCGGAGGCGGCGGCACGCCGCAGGGTCCGCTGGCGCAGGCGATCGACAAGGCGTTTGGCAATTTCGACGGCCTGAAGACGAAGTTCAACGAAGCCGGCACGAAGCGGTTTGGCTCAGGCTGGGCCTGGCTGGTGCTGAAAGGCGGCAAGCTGGAAGTGCTTTCGACCGCGAATCAAGACAGCCCGATCATGGACGGCTACTACCCGGTGATGGGCAATGACGTCTGGGAGCACGCCTACTACCTGAAGTACCAGAACCGGCGCGGCGATTACCTCAATGCCTGGTGGAACGTGCTGAACTGGGAAGAGATCGGCCGGCGCTACGCGGAAGGCGTCATCGCTTAA
- a CDS encoding M61 family peptidase, with protein MIATLKCSRVPAIVLAFAACTLLAAAQSPIQLTVDASQAPLKMVYTHEVIPVHPGPFTLLYPKWIPGEHQPDGPIGNVTGLHFSANGKPVPWTRDLLDVFTFHVTIPPGVSQLDVNFDYIESSSGDYTAGGSATAKLVDVNWNQNLLYPAGVDAHTVMVDPKLVLPPEWQFGTALPVDHQSGADVAFKPAPLPLLVDSPVIAGAYMRKINITPPGEKIYHEWDIVADSPADLAVPPQLVAGMKSLVAQAGLLFGSRHYRDYHFLLTLSDYVAHFGLEHHESDDSRLPERVMLSPGGAEEVGFLLSHEYVHSWNGKFRRPADLASAPYEAPMQTDLLWVYEGLTDFLGHVLPTRAGMWSVEDFRNFFASIAGQLGPGRPGRTWKPLLDTAVSIPGMFENGGAWVNWRRGSDYYDEGDLLWLEVATIIHDQSHGAKSIEDFLHEFYGGPNLGPQLKPYTFSQLCEALNDVQPYDWAGFFHARLNSVSPVPPLGGIEASGWKYELTSEDVAGAGDLAYSLGLQLAPDGRVADSIVGSPAYKAGIVAGMKVIGVNQRVYTPARLADAVIASPQNSGPIALLVENDSYFTTSLIDYHGGPRAPRLVRNPNLPDYLTQLLQPLDVH; from the coding sequence ATGATAGCAACCCTCAAGTGCTCACGCGTTCCTGCCATCGTGCTCGCCTTCGCCGCCTGCACCCTGCTGGCGGCCGCGCAATCGCCCATCCAGCTTACGGTCGATGCCTCGCAGGCGCCGCTGAAGATGGTCTATACGCATGAGGTCATTCCCGTGCATCCGGGTCCGTTCACGCTGCTCTACCCCAAGTGGATTCCGGGCGAGCACCAGCCCGACGGACCCATTGGCAACGTCACCGGCCTGCATTTTTCCGCCAACGGCAAGCCCGTACCCTGGACACGGGACCTGCTCGACGTCTTCACGTTTCACGTCACCATCCCGCCCGGCGTCAGCCAGCTCGACGTCAACTTTGATTACATCGAAAGCTCTTCGGGCGACTACACCGCCGGCGGCTCGGCGACCGCCAAGCTGGTGGATGTGAACTGGAATCAGAACCTGCTCTATCCCGCCGGCGTGGACGCCCATACGGTCATGGTCGATCCCAAACTCGTCCTGCCGCCGGAGTGGCAGTTCGGCACCGCGCTTCCGGTCGATCACCAGTCCGGCGCTGACGTGGCCTTCAAGCCGGCACCGCTGCCGCTGTTGGTCGATTCCCCGGTCATCGCCGGCGCGTACATGCGCAAGATCAACATCACTCCGCCGGGCGAAAAGATTTATCACGAATGGGATATTGTCGCCGACAGTCCCGCCGACCTTGCGGTGCCGCCGCAACTGGTTGCGGGCATGAAGAGCCTGGTCGCGCAGGCCGGCCTGCTCTTCGGCAGCCGCCATTACCGCGACTATCATTTCCTGCTGACTCTCAGCGATTACGTTGCCCACTTCGGCCTGGAGCATCACGAAAGCGACGACAGCCGCCTGCCCGAGCGCGTCATGCTCAGCCCCGGCGGCGCCGAGGAAGTCGGCTTTCTGCTCTCGCACGAGTACGTGCACTCCTGGAACGGCAAATTCCGCCGTCCCGCCGATCTGGCTTCGGCGCCTTATGAAGCACCCATGCAGACCGATCTGCTCTGGGTCTACGAGGGCTTGACCGACTTCCTCGGCCATGTACTGCCCACGCGCGCCGGCATGTGGAGTGTCGAGGACTTCCGCAACTTCTTCGCCAGTATTGCCGGGCAGCTTGGCCCCGGCCGTCCTGGCCGCACCTGGAAGCCGCTGCTCGATACCGCGGTCTCCATTCCCGGCATGTTCGAGAACGGCGGGGCCTGGGTCAACTGGCGGCGCGGCAGCGACTACTACGATGAGGGCGATCTGTTATGGCTGGAAGTGGCAACCATCATTCACGATCAAAGCCACGGCGCCAAGTCGATCGAGGATTTTTTGCATGAGTTCTACGGCGGCCCAAATCTGGGTCCGCAGCTTAAGCCCTACACCTTCAGCCAGCTTTGCGAGGCGTTGAACGACGTGCAGCCCTACGACTGGGCTGGCTTTTTCCATGCGCGGCTGAATTCGGTTTCGCCCGTGCCGCCGCTGGGCGGCATCGAAGCCAGCGGCTGGAAGTACGAGCTGACCAGCGAAGATGTCGCCGGCGCCGGCGATCTTGCATACTCGCTCGGCCTGCAGCTCGCACCCGATGGCCGTGTGGCTGACTCCATCGTCGGTTCGCCCGCCTACAAGGCCGGCATCGTGGCCGGCATGAAGGTCATCGGCGTTAACCAGCGCGTGTATACGCCCGCGCGCCTGGCGGATGCCGTTATCGCCAGCCCGCAGAACTCCGGCCCCATCGCGCTGCTGGTCGAAAATGACAGCTATTTCACGACCTCGCTGATCGACTATCACGGCGGTCCCAGGGCGCCGCGTTTGGTCCGCAACCCGAATCTGCCCGATTACCTGACCCAGCTTCTGCAGCCGCTCGATGTCCACTAG
- a CDS encoding ribbon-helix-helix protein, CopG family: MSEAKTISLTLPAETLARAEALAKRESRTIGELVRDALRQYERKRLWAAANHYGRSRAAAAGIEASEVERLIGDYRREKRTRARPKK; this comes from the coding sequence ATGAGCGAGGCCAAAACGATTTCGTTGACCCTGCCGGCAGAGACGCTTGCAAGGGCCGAGGCACTGGCCAAGCGCGAGAGCCGCACGATAGGCGAATTGGTGCGCGACGCCCTTCGCCAATACGAGCGAAAACGCCTGTGGGCTGCGGCTAATCACTACGGTCGCTCTCGCGCAGCCGCGGCGGGGATCGAGGCCAGCGAAGTCGAGCGACTCATTGGCGACTACCGCCGGGAGAAGAGGACCCGCGCACGCCCTAAAAAGTGA
- the leuD gene encoding 3-isopropylmalate dehydratase small subunit, which translates to MTPFTVLESRVIALDRAHVDTDQIIPKQFLKTTERTGLARGLFFNWRQQPDFILNRPEAQGAHILVAGENFGCGSSREHAAWALLDFGIRCVIAPSFGDIFYNNACKNGLLPVRLPEAARLLHASSLKVNLATQTIQFGQETIAFSIDPHRKRCLLEGLDDIALTLQHEAAIRAYEEANA; encoded by the coding sequence ATGACGCCCTTTACGGTGCTCGAAAGCCGCGTGATCGCGCTCGACCGCGCGCACGTCGATACCGATCAGATCATCCCCAAGCAGTTTCTCAAGACCACGGAGCGCACCGGCCTCGCGCGCGGCCTGTTCTTTAACTGGCGCCAGCAGCCGGATTTCATCCTGAACCGCCCGGAAGCGCAGGGGGCGCACATTCTCGTGGCGGGCGAAAACTTCGGCTGCGGCAGCTCGCGCGAGCACGCCGCCTGGGCGTTGCTCGACTTCGGTATCCGCTGCGTGATCGCGCCCTCGTTCGGCGACATCTTCTACAACAACGCCTGTAAGAACGGCCTGCTGCCCGTACGCTTGCCCGAGGCGGCGCGGCTGCTGCACGCCTCAAGCTTGAAGGTCAACTTGGCCACGCAAACGATCCAATTCGGCCAGGAAACCATTGCCTTTTCGATCGACCCGCATCGCAAGCGCTGCCTGCTGGAAGGTCTGGACGACATCGCCCTCACCCTGCAGCACGAAGCTGCCATCCGCGCCTACGAGGAGGCGAACGCATGA
- a CDS encoding putative toxin-antitoxin system toxin component, PIN family, translating to MKVVLDTNVIVSALVFGGIPRRILEMADAGVFLICYSRSLRAETEGVLREKFGWPAESLARFADAVWSAGAECSPTVGLHVVAEDPDDDRILECAMAAHADVIVSGDRHLLRLGSFRSIPIASPRLFLTSWLPGGN from the coding sequence GTGAAGGTGGTACTCGACACCAACGTCATCGTTTCGGCGTTGGTGTTTGGTGGCATTCCGCGCCGCATCCTTGAGATGGCCGATGCCGGGGTATTCCTCATCTGCTACTCTCGCAGCCTGAGGGCGGAGACTGAAGGAGTTCTGCGGGAAAAGTTTGGCTGGCCGGCGGAGTCACTTGCCCGCTTCGCCGATGCGGTCTGGAGTGCCGGCGCCGAATGCAGTCCCACGGTTGGCCTGCATGTAGTTGCCGAAGACCCCGATGACGACCGAATCCTCGAGTGTGCCATGGCCGCCCACGCCGATGTGATCGTGTCCGGCGATCGTCATCTGCTGCGCTTGGGTTCGTTTCGCTCGATTCCGATCGCATCACCCCGTCTGTTCCTTACGTCGTGGCTGCCGGGAGGGAACTGA
- a CDS encoding zinc-binding alcohol dehydrogenase family protein, with protein MNAAVLHELGKPPRCEAFPDPVAGEGEVVVDVLAAALKPVDKQLASGAHYAAPQQLPMVCGTDGVGRLADGQRVFFGGCRSPYGAMAQRTVVPKAFTFDVPDELDDAAAAALPNPGVSAWLSLAYRAKLMPGDSVLILGATGIAGRLAVKIAKILGAARVVAAGRNPEALRSLLDQGADATLRLDLPATELRSAFAKAAGSSGFQAVIDFVWGEPAEQFFAATARKEFAVIGGDIRYVQVGESAGSKISLPAAVLRSAPINILGTGGIPPYDILTQALRDVLAHAARGDLQVETETVPLTQIEQAWHFNYRRRLVVAP; from the coding sequence ATGAACGCTGCCGTTCTTCACGAGCTCGGTAAACCGCCCCGATGCGAAGCCTTCCCCGATCCCGTCGCCGGCGAAGGCGAGGTCGTCGTTGACGTTCTCGCTGCAGCCCTGAAGCCGGTCGACAAGCAGTTGGCCAGTGGCGCGCATTATGCTGCGCCGCAACAGTTGCCCATGGTGTGTGGCACCGATGGCGTCGGCCGCCTCGCGGACGGGCAACGCGTTTTCTTCGGTGGGTGCCGTTCTCCCTATGGCGCCATGGCACAGCGCACCGTCGTACCCAAAGCCTTCACATTTGACGTTCCCGATGAACTGGACGACGCCGCCGCTGCCGCGCTCCCCAATCCTGGCGTCTCGGCCTGGCTGAGCCTTGCGTACCGCGCCAAGCTGATGCCGGGCGACAGCGTCCTCATCCTGGGCGCAACCGGAATTGCGGGCAGGCTGGCGGTGAAGATTGCCAAAATCCTGGGCGCTGCCCGCGTGGTCGCCGCCGGCCGCAACCCGGAGGCTTTGCGCTCCTTGCTCGATCAGGGCGCGGATGCAACTCTGCGCCTCGACCTGCCCGCCACCGAGCTTCGCTCCGCTTTCGCCAAGGCAGCCGGCTCGTCCGGTTTTCAAGCCGTCATCGACTTCGTCTGGGGCGAGCCGGCCGAGCAATTTTTCGCTGCCACGGCGCGCAAGGAATTCGCCGTGATCGGCGGTGATATCCGTTACGTCCAGGTCGGCGAGAGCGCCGGCTCCAAGATTTCACTGCCCGCCGCCGTGTTACGCAGCGCGCCCATCAACATCCTTGGCACCGGCGGCATCCCGCCCTACGATATCCTGACCCAAGCCCTGCGCGATGTCCTCGCACACGCCGCCCGCGGCGATCTCCAAGTTGAAACCGAGACTGTTCCGCTCACGCAAATTGAGCAGGCTTGGCACTTCAATTACCGCCGTCGGCTGGTGGTCGCCCCGTAG
- a CDS encoding class A beta-lactamase-related serine hydrolase — protein sequence MLLRNPRRSASVLVAFAFATSLAVAAPCPSPSAAARAKIDAVVPQLMAKAHVPGVALGVACNGRMVFAQGYGFRNLAQHLPVAPETRFQIGSITKQFTAAAILQLRAAGKLSLDDHVARFLPHFPHASQITLRELLNQTTGLYNYTEAPHFVATADHSRGGFIPITALVAPHPLAFAPGTKWQYSNTNYIVLGQIVAAASGESYAAYMQTHIFSPAGMTATRLIGRPLPDTAEGYNVVSGKVVPAPPLPEAWAGSAGAIVSTVGDLERWDQAVSDGKLISKADYKQMTSAGVLTNGQHDTYGFGWMLGQYGSQPTVWHNGGTFGFLALNARLPQSGLDIIVLTNSTALPPWNIAHAVLRVLMPLPSPKSTKGADPAFGG from the coding sequence ATGCTGCTCCGAAACCCGCGCCGCTCCGCTTCCGTTCTGGTTGCCTTCGCATTCGCAACTTCGCTGGCCGTGGCCGCGCCTTGCCCGTCCCCATCTGCCGCGGCGCGGGCGAAAATCGATGCCGTCGTTCCGCAGCTCATGGCAAAGGCCCACGTTCCCGGCGTGGCGCTCGGCGTGGCCTGCAACGGCCGCATGGTGTTCGCGCAGGGCTACGGCTTTCGCAATCTTGCGCAGCATCTGCCAGTCGCCCCCGAAACGCGTTTTCAGATCGGCTCCATCACCAAGCAATTCACTGCCGCCGCCATTCTGCAGTTGCGTGCGGCCGGCAAGCTCTCGCTCGACGATCACGTCGCGCGCTTTCTGCCGCACTTCCCCCATGCCTCGCAAATTACCCTGCGTGAACTGCTGAACCAGACCACCGGCCTTTACAACTACACCGAGGCGCCCCATTTCGTCGCCACCGCCGATCACTCGCGCGGCGGCTTCATCCCCATCACGGCGCTGGTTGCCCCGCACCCGCTCGCTTTCGCACCGGGTACAAAGTGGCAGTACAGCAATACCAACTACATCGTGCTCGGCCAGATCGTGGCCGCCGCCTCGGGCGAGAGTTATGCCGCCTATATGCAGACGCACATCTTCTCGCCCGCCGGCATGACTGCGACCCGGCTGATCGGCCGGCCGCTCCCGGATACCGCCGAGGGTTACAACGTGGTCTCCGGTAAAGTCGTACCGGCACCGCCGCTCCCCGAAGCCTGGGCGGGATCGGCCGGCGCGATCGTGAGTACCGTCGGCGACCTCGAACGCTGGGATCAGGCGGTGAGCGATGGCAAACTGATTTCTAAAGCCGACTACAAGCAGATGACCTCGGCGGGCGTCCTCACCAACGGCCAGCACGACACCTACGGCTTCGGCTGGATGCTGGGCCAGTACGGCTCGCAGCCCACCGTCTGGCACAACGGCGGCACCTTCGGCTTCCTGGCGCTCAACGCGCGCCTGCCCCAGTCCGGTCTGGACATCATTGTACTGACCAATAGCACCGCGCTGCCGCCCTGGAATATCGCTCACGCTGTGTTGCGTGTGCTTATGCCGCTACCCTCCCCCAAAAGCACGAAGGGCGCGGACCCGGCCTTTGGTGGGTAG
- a CDS encoding S-adenosylmethionine-binding protein — MFESLPSPFGALLVDPPWRFTNRSGKVAPEHRRLRRYATLSTPEIAALPVETLAAPRCHLYLWTPNALLPDALEVMRAWGFAYKTNLVWYKIRKDGGPDGRGVGFYFRNVTELLLFGIRGRQRTLAPGRRQVNLLMSRKQEHSRKPDSVYDLVERCSPGPYCELFSRKRMPGWSQWGDEVDSSASVPSRQPRRKEQTG, encoded by the coding sequence GTGTTTGAGTCGCTGCCCTCGCCGTTTGGCGCGCTGCTGGTGGATCCGCCCTGGCGGTTCACGAACCGCAGCGGCAAGGTGGCGCCCGAACACCGAAGGTTGCGCCGCTATGCGACGCTCTCGACCCCTGAAATCGCGGCGCTGCCGGTGGAGACACTGGCAGCGCCGCGTTGTCATTTGTATCTCTGGACGCCGAATGCGCTGCTGCCCGACGCGCTCGAGGTGATGCGCGCGTGGGGCTTCGCCTACAAGACGAATCTGGTCTGGTACAAGATTCGCAAGGATGGCGGCCCGGACGGGCGCGGCGTCGGTTTCTACTTCCGCAACGTGACCGAGCTGCTGCTCTTTGGCATTCGCGGACGCCAGCGCACGTTGGCGCCGGGCCGCCGGCAAGTCAACCTGTTGATGAGCCGCAAGCAGGAGCACTCCCGCAAGCCCGACTCGGTTTACGACCTCGTCGAGCGCTGCAGCCCAGGGCCCTATTGCGAACTCTTCAGCCGCAAGCGCATGCCGGGCTGGTCGCAGTGGGGAGATGAGGTAGACTCCAGTGCCTCAGTTCCCTCCCGGCAGCCACGACGTAAGGAACAGACGGGGTGA